The DNA sequence GGCGCAGGGCTGTTCGAGGTTGTCGGTGGTATAGAGCCGGTAATAGGCCACAAAACTGGACCGGCCCGGCTCCGCCGCGTAGCAGTCGATACGAAGGGTCGCCGGGTAGACCACCGGACGCAGAAAGGTACATCCAACGGTCACCACCACCGGGTAGCTATCCGCCGCCAGCGTGATGCCAGCCCGGGACAACCATTGAAAACGCGCTTCTTCGCAATAGCGCAGATACAACGTGTTATTGACGTGCCCGAAGGCATCCATATCACCCCAACGCAGTGGAATATCACAGGAAAAATTGGGTTGTTCGGGTAACTGGTCGGCTTTCATCCGGCGTCTCTCCGTCCCTGAATCACGCTTCAATGCGCGCCTTGAATGACACGCTGATCTCGCCCAGCTCACCGAACTGGACCCGCACCGGCTCCTCCATCGGCGCCTCGAGCACACCAGCATAGGAGCCGGTAATGATGATCTCACCGGCTTTCATGCCTTGCCCCCGGCTGCGCAGGAACTCCACCAGCCAATACAGCGGCGCCCGAGGCTGGGTATTGGGATGGCGCCCCTGGTGGTGCTCGGGCCCTGCGCTGCGGGTGTGCAGCGTAATGGGAAGCTCGCTCGCCTCCAGAGCCAACTCCGGGTCCACTTCCGGGCCGATGAACAACCCCTGATTCAGCAGGCCGTCAGCCAACATTTCGGGAAACGCCGCTTCGGCCGGATCGGCGTAACGGCTGTGAATCAGTTCGAGCACCAAGTGGGTGTGGGCAATGGCCTGATCCACTTCGCTATCGCTGTAGGGGTAGTCTCTGGGCGGCAGGTCCCGACCCAGCACAAAAGCCAACTCCGGCTCAATCCGCGCAAAGCCCTCCGGCGCCCATACCGAAACCGGGGCGCCCCGGTGAATGTCCTCGGCATGAATCGGTGCCACCACCAGGCGGCCAGGCGGTGGTTCAAGGCATTTCCAGCCACCGACCTGCGCCCCCAGATCCCGGGTGACCTCGGCCTGAATGGCCAGGGCAGACTCAAGATCCTCGGGGCGACAGTCCTTGGGCAGGCGTTCCGCCTGAACCCCACTGCGACGTCGTTCTGCCAGAATACGGGCCGCCTTGGCGATCCCTGACGGGTGCAACATAGCGTCTTCTCTCGACTGAAGGAGCCACCTTGGTGGTTGGCCCCGCGCTAACGATGGTGGCGACGGCGGTTAGCGGGGGCTGAGCTGTAAAGCAATGTGGTCCAGATCGTCCAGGGACTCCATCACGTTAGTGACGGTCGCCTGAGCCTTGTCCGGATCGAGGTGCAGATCGGCAAACACCGAGGCCGGGATTTCCAGCTTCGGCCCCAGACCCACGCCCTGCTGAAGCAATAACCGTTCGGCGACATAAATCAATTTGGCGTACTGGTGGTGCTCGCCCTGGTAGCGGGGATTGTTCTGGTGACGCAAGGCAACAACCACCTCGTCCGGCATGGACCAGAGCGACATCAGGGTGCTGGCGAGCTGCTCGCGAGTCACGCCCAACAGGTGTCGTTCGATCGGCTGGTGCGTACTGTGCGGATTGGCTTCGGTCATCCGGCAGTACTGACTGAAGTAGGGGGGAAACAGCTCTGCGAGAATCAGGAAGCCGAAGTTATGCAGCAGACCGGACAGGTAAGCCATGCCGAACGTGGGCCGCTGCTCTCGGGGAATCGCGGTCACCAACCCTTCAATGGTGGCCGCCATGTACACCGACTTTTGCCAGTAACCCAGATACCCCTCCGGGCCGTCTTTGGGCATGCTCAGGCTTCGTCCCAGGGCAAGCCCCAGTGCCAGGTTGAGCACCATATCAAAGCCCAGTACCCGGACGATGGCATCGTGAATGGATTTGATTTTGCCGGGGGCGGAATAGTAGGGCGAAGCCGCCCAGCTCACCACCTGAGCGGCCAGACTCGGGTCGGTTTCCACCACCTGGGCCAGGTCGCTGATGTCGGCGTTGGGGTCCACCCGCAGGTTGATGATCCGCTGCGCCGTTTCGGACAGCGGCGGCAGTTCCAGGGTTTCCTCCAGGCGCTGCCGGATGCGAAGTTGCGTAAAGTTGCGCACCGCGCCGAGAATCTGTTCCTCATCCCGCTCCGCACTGATATCCACTTCCAGTGGGTCCAGAGGCGTGGCGATATCACAGATGATGGCGTCTTCGAGAACCTGCTGAAAATCATCCCGGTTGATGTGCAACAACTGGGCATCGTCCCCGGAGTCGAGCAGCAGACTTTCCCGGCGTAACAACTGTTTGTCCACCAGCGTCGGGAGACCGGCCAGCTTGGGCAGCGCGGGCACCGACTGCAGGCTGTAGGTATCACAGAACTGACGCACCGCATCCTGATTGGTCGCCCGAAGCTCCCGATCCATCTGCCGATTGACGGCGTTCAGATCGAGCAGCGTGTCGGCGGAAATCACTGCGAGGATGCGACCTTTTTCGTCTTCAAGAAGAACCGCTTTGGCGGCCCCGACATTGCGCAGATGCTGGTCGTGCCACAGCGGTTGATTGTTGGCATCCACCGGGGCGGTGGCCAGGTCATAGTGGATATTTTGGCTGTTCAGCAACGATTCAACGCTGGTGGGTAGCGGCACGTTTGACTCCTTTTTGTTCAACAGACGCCCGTTCTTGATCTGGCTCGGCCAGTGTCGCCGAAAATTACGACTCCGATGTGACGTTCAGTGTGTAAGAAGCCGGGCGCTTGATCAAGCGTTTTATGCACAGGTTCTGTTTATTGAAGCCCGCCAGACGCGGGCTGTATCTGTTATTCAGTTTAGTCGATGTCCGCCGGACCGCTGTCGACTGGTGCACAGTTTGGCGTCTTATACCTGAAAATATCGTCGGTTATCCCCCAGCCAACGTTCCATGATGGCATTGCACAGCGCCGGGTGCCGACCGAGCAGTTGTTGGGCGCCCGCCTGGACGCGGGGTAACAGATCGGCATCGCGCTGCAGATCCGCGATCCGGAACTGCATCTCCCCGGTCTGCCGGGTGCCCAGCACCTCACCGGGGCCGCGCAATTCCAGATCCCGCTCGGCAATCACAAAACCATCGCTGGAATCGCGCATCACCGCCAGGCGCTCCCGGCTCTGGCGCGAGAGCGGCGAGCCGTACAATAAAACGCAGTGACTGGCCTCGGAGCCGCGCCCTACCCGGCCGCGCAACTGGTGCAACTGAGCCAGGCCGAGTCGCTCGGGATTTTCGATGATCATCAAGCTGGCGTTGGGCACATCCACGCCCACCTCGATCACCGTGGTGGCTACCAGCAGATCCAGCTCCGCCGCCTTGAACGCCGCCATCACCGCCTCTTTTTCCTTGGCCTTGAGCCGACCGTGCACCAGCCCTACCCGCAGGTGCGGCAGGGCAGCCGCCAGGTTCTCCGCCGTGGCCTCCGCCGCCTGGGCGGCCAGGGTTTCGGATTCCTC is a window from the Marinimicrobium koreense genome containing:
- a CDS encoding 2-keto-4-pentenoate hydratase, whose translation is MLHPSGIAKAARILAERRRSGVQAERLPKDCRPEDLESALAIQAEVTRDLGAQVGGWKCLEPPPGRLVVAPIHAEDIHRGAPVSVWAPEGFARIEPELAFVLGRDLPPRDYPYSDSEVDQAIAHTHLVLELIHSRYADPAEAAFPEMLADGLLNQGLFIGPEVDPELALEASELPITLHTRSAGPEHHQGRHPNTQPRAPLYWLVEFLRSRGQGMKAGEIIITGSYAGVLEAPMEEPVRVQFGELGEISVSFKARIEA
- a CDS encoding HDOD domain-containing protein, whose translation is MPLPTSVESLLNSQNIHYDLATAPVDANNQPLWHDQHLRNVGAAKAVLLEDEKGRILAVISADTLLDLNAVNRQMDRELRATNQDAVRQFCDTYSLQSVPALPKLAGLPTLVDKQLLRRESLLLDSGDDAQLLHINRDDFQQVLEDAIICDIATPLDPLEVDISAERDEEQILGAVRNFTQLRIRQRLEETLELPPLSETAQRIINLRVDPNADISDLAQVVETDPSLAAQVVSWAASPYYSAPGKIKSIHDAIVRVLGFDMVLNLALGLALGRSLSMPKDGPEGYLGYWQKSVYMAATIEGLVTAIPREQRPTFGMAYLSGLLHNFGFLILAELFPPYFSQYCRMTEANPHSTHQPIERHLLGVTREQLASTLMSLWSMPDEVVVALRHQNNPRYQGEHHQYAKLIYVAERLLLQQGVGLGPKLEIPASVFADLHLDPDKAQATVTNVMESLDDLDHIALQLSPR
- a CDS encoding acyl-CoA thioesterase; this translates as MKADQLPEQPNFSCDIPLRWGDMDAFGHVNNTLYLRYCEEARFQWLSRAGITLAADSYPVVVTVGCTFLRPVVYPATLRIDCYAAEPGRSSFVAYYRLYTTDNLEQPCAEAHSKVVWVGADGKSRPLPDSIRTWFTS